DNA from Sorex araneus isolate mSorAra2 chromosome 6, mSorAra2.pri, whole genome shotgun sequence:
aggtGCGGGTGTGTGaagtgagggtgtgtgaggtgCGGGTgtagtgtgagggtgtgtgaggtgCGGCTGTGGAGGTGATGGTGTGTGAGGTGAGGGTGTGgaggtgagggtgtgtgaggtGTGGGTGTAGAGGTGAGGGTGTGgaggtgagggtgtgtgaggtGAGGGACTCACCTTGGGATTAGCGCCCGTAGGAGGAAACGCGGGGCTGTGTCCGTGCGGGCAGCCAGAGGCGGAGGCCGGGTGTAGCCGCCCGTCTGCTGCACCTGTGGGGAAGGTCTGTGGGTGAAGCCCCGCCCCCCCATTCCACTCTGGCCCTGGACAGGCACCACGGAGAAGGGATGGGGCGTGCGAGGGCGGCGCTGGGGAAGGGGCGCCCGCGCGGCTTTCGGGGCACAGGGCCTGGCGGTGCGTCCAAGACCGCCTCTCAGCTGGCCCGCGGGTGGGCTCCTGTCACAGGGTCCTTCTGAGGCTCAGGCCACCCCACTCCGTGCGTGGGGACATGCCAGCTCTGCAGGAGGCCGCAAAGGCTcgggggcagggccctggggtgccGCAACTCTGCCAGGCACGGGGCCCCACTCGGGGTGCCATGGCCAAGGTCACAGCGCCGAGACATGAGAGACTTGGGTGCTGCCGGGGGTGCCCTGTGGGCCTGAACCAGAGTCGGGGGCTCGAGTGAGCAGCGGGCGTCGGCCTTTCCCCCAGCTGACGccctggccccagcaccaccccaggcCCGGCCCGGTTAGTAGCGACCGAGGAACGGCACAGTGTGGGAGCACTGTCTCCCGAAGGAAGGAGCAACAGATGCCGGGAAGGGGCTGCCTCATGGCGGGGTGCAGGCTCGAGGGCGCACTGGGCGCGTTATTGCATTAGGCCCGCGGCCAGGCGCGCTGACGCTTGCGAAAGGGCAGCCGTAACCCAATAAGTCAGATTCAATTTGGCAGCGGGAGGCCAAACGCTCCCCCGGGAGTCGGGGCCACCGGCGGGGTCAGACGCATGATGGGACACAGGGCAGCTACCAGGGACGCTCGGGAAGACGTCTCACTGCCAGGGGACAAGGGCCGTTCACAGGGTCCCCGTACCCCAGTCAGAGGACAAGGGATGGACACACAGGGCAGGTCCAGTACCCACAGCATCCCACACAGCAGCCACCAATGTcacggtcacacacacacacacacacacacacacacacacacacacacacacacaccctccctcacTTACACTCTCACACCcttaccctcacacacaccctgactctccatcacacacacacacacactccctcacttacactctcacaccctcaccctcacacacaccctgactctccatcacacacacacacacacacacacaccctcacttacactctcacaccctcaccctcacacacaccctgactctccatcacacacacacacacacacacaccctcacttacactctcacaccctcaccctcacacacaccctgactctccatcacacacacacacaccctcacttacactctcacacactcaccctcacacacacccatactCTCACCCTCACCCAGACCCACACCCttgccctcacacacaccctcacacacaccctcacacatgtCCCAGGGTACCTGGGTCCTCCTGTCTGGGGGCTGTGGGTGCGGCCAGCCCCCTCCGAGCTGCCCCCGTGAGCTCTGATGCCCCACAAGGCCCCGCTCCCGCCTCCCTGCACCCCGCTGGCCCTCTGCCCGCCCCAAGCTCCCTCCACAGAGTCGAGGGGGCCCGTGCTGGGAGCGAGCCCTGGcccagcaccacccccccccccacccgtcccATCCCGGCTCCACGCGGGTGTTCGGGGAGGCAGCCAGTGTCTCAGGctgcccacctcccacccctcgaGTGGGGGCCGGCAGGTCCAGACGGGACCTGGGTTGGGGCCCGAGCAGCCTGCCAGGGGCTCCCAGCTGGCCCCGAGAGCCATTTCCTGCTGCCAGCCGGGTGTCACCGCCCCAACACCTGTCCTCCGGGTGCagtggccgggcggggggcgcctgGACAGCGGCTCGGCCTGCAGGGACGGTCCTGGCCGTGGTAATTGGCCATGTCCTTCCTCCGGAAAGCCAGGCTGACCCTTGAAATGCAATAAGGGGCCGGGGAATTGGATTCTGCGCCCCCGGTCACAATCTGCTCCGTGGCCAGCATTTCACGCCCCGCGCGGCCACCTGCCTTCCTCCTTGTTACGGCTCGtggccgtctgtctgtctgtctgtctgtctgcaaaGGGCGTGACACAGTGGACATGAGCAGTGAGGGGTGCGTCTGCCGACCCCCgacacacggcagagcctcggGGCTGACGCGCAGTGCTGCCCCGCGgaggccccaggccctggccGGAGCGTTCCCGGACACTGGGGTCTGTCACAGGACGAGCCCCCACCAGGGGAAACCCCAGAGCGGCAGCAGGACGGCCCCTgttcagagggagaggggggtggtACTGCACCCgccaggggcccggggcctggtGGGGGACGGGCGCTGTGGACggtgccctctgcccccagggagGCCAAGATCCCTGTCAGAAGTGCACATGCCAGGGGCCGGCGTGACAGCCgggaggacgctggccttgcaggtggctgacctgggttcgatcccttgcaccgctgagcctgtcaggagtgattcccgagtgcagagccaggggtaagccccgagcacccaaGGGTGTGACCTCACCCGCAGCCCCCAAAAGAATGGGTTCAACCCCCCTCGCCGAGGTTCTGGGGGATGGAGGTCTCATGGGTCAGTCCGGCCGGGGCCATGGCCCCTGCAAGCTCTGGGATGGCAGAGAGCGGGAGCCCCTCACCCTGACCCCGCCCTCCCTgagcccacccgcccccacctccagcccccctcaccctgGCTCGTAAGCCTGGAGCCTGACTTAGGCCACGAGCCGGCACAGCTGCCCAGCGTTCGGCATGAGGCCGAGTCACAGCTGCAGCCCATGggttctccctcctccgggctgaGTCACCCGGGGTCATCAGGCCCCAGAGGCCGCTCTGGGACCAATGGACTCCCggtggggtggctggaggggccacaggaaaggagaggggcagggagggaaaagagTACCGGTGGGCGGGCCCTGAAGTGGGCGAGGCGAAGGAGGGCGGGGCATTTGGTGGGTGCTGGTATGATTGGCGGAGCACAGGATGGGCGGGGCATGTGGTGGGCGGGACAAATGGTGGGGGCCGGTGTGATTGGTGGAGCATAGGGTgggcggggtggtggtgggtgggacccGTGGCAGGCGGGACATGGTAGGTGTGGATGTGGTGGGTGGAACAAGGGGGATAGTGGGCGAGGCCGGCAATAGGCGAGGCGAAAGGGGGTGGGGCAAATGGTGGGTGCTGGATGATTGGCGGAGCACAGTATGGGCGGGGCGAGTGGTGGGCGGGACAAATGGTGCATGCCGGTGTGATTGGCAGAGCACAGGGTGGGCGGGACCTGCGACAGGTTGGGCCTGTGGTGAGCCGGACCCGCTACTACGGGCTGGTCAGAGACGGACTGGACACATGGTGGACGGGTGAGGGGCTCGGTGGATGCAGGCAGCAGCTGGGGTGGGAAATGGAGCGGGGCGCAGCGGAGGAGACTGCTGGGGAGAGTGGCGGTGAATGTAGGAAGAAGGAAAATCCCCCAGGAAGGACCAGCCGGGACACGGCCCCGGCCTCCCGCTCTGGGATCGACGGTCCCCCACGCTCGGGAAGTGTCCAGCTGCTTCTGAGGAGGGCCTGCTGGGCTCAGCGTGAGGTCCCGGTGGACCCCAGGACCCTGCCCGTGGGTGTCTGGCTGGGGAAGCGAGTGCAGGCCTCCCGAGCTGCAGCTGGTCTTCCTGGGACCCCAGCGCGAGCCAGTTCCTGTCCTGGGGGGCGGCCAGCCCCGCGGCCACTCTGTGGGTACGGCACGGCCGGGATGTCCTCAGCAGCCCCTCCCTCTCGCCCACCAAGAACCTGAAATCTGCCCCTACCAAGCCCTAAACTAAATGCACCCCCAATCCAAATTCCAGAAGAAAGCAGAACGGGCTGTCACCCCCACTTCtcacagaggtgactcctggcagtgctgggggtcccacAGGCTTGGCTGCATACGGCCTCACCCCATACTGCGGATCCAGCCCACCTCACCATTTTATTAGCCCACGAAGCTAGAACTAGCTCTGACCGGAATTCTTGAATCCAACACTTGCCAGTAGTTGGGTGACATTGTTTTACTTTTAAGCAGTCACAAGTATATAGAATAGGACGCTGACAGGAATGTTGCCATAAGTAAGAACATGTCCTTCTGTGTGCTGTCGGACAAGCAGGCCAGCATCCCAGGGCTCGGGACCACTCGGTCCCACTCTCATTCCGTCGGTACTTCTTGCTCCCAAATGGCTGCCCAGCTCCTCCCCTCACATCCCCATTCCAGGCTGCAGGCAGGAGGGACCCAGTAGGGAACGTCTCATGCGATTTTCTCCACTTGGACCGTCCTGGGCTTCACCTACCTGCCAGTCCCACTCCTCTGTCAGGTCAGACCCTGAATCGACAAACCTCTTCGTTGTGGTGACAAAGTGGGTATTTGGATTGTGGCTGGTGATTCCGGGTAGGTGTCTGCAGGTGTGATCTGTGGCGGGCAGTGACACCtgctgctgtccccaggggtcacAGCCCGTCTCCTGGGGCGTGTGGAGGACTCCGGGGTACAGTCTGCGGCCCGGGGTGCGTGGAGCACTCGGTCCGGGATCTGTGGTGACGGGGAGCGTTGCTTAGAGGCTGAGGCTGCTTCTCTGGGTGACGGACAGGCTTCTAAGGAAGGGACCGCTCACGACCCGCGCAATTACGCTTCCTGCTTGGCTTCCATTACTCTAATGGGGCCCCATTTGTCCGCCTCACTCTGGGCGCCTTCCCGGTGACAGTTTGGCAATGCTCCACCGTGGCGGCAGAGCCATTACACGGCCTCGGGCTCAGCAGCTTGTGCCGGGGACAGCGCTGGGTCCTGTCCGAGTGGGGCCACCCGAAAAGCAGCGCCTCCTtcctggtcccccagcccccgacACAGAGCAAGGGGGACAGGAGAGACGGAGCCGGTCACCCCTGGGAGCCCTGGGAAATGGGGAGCTTTGTGACGTGACCTGGATTCAGGGCGGGTGGGACGGCCCAGGGCGTTGGTTGCTGTTACACTTCGGAGTGGTCTCAGGTGTGGGGGGGAGCAAGGTGTCCCCGTGTGGTCAGCACCCCTGCGCCTGGTCCCCTGCGACATCAAGGCTGTGTTCCTGGGAGGCTGGGGGTCTGCTGCTGGGACAGACATTTTAGGGACCTGCTTAAGTCCATTATTTgccaagaccccccccccaactgtgAGCCTGAATAGGGCCCCAGGAAGGGGCACCCTAGCAAACAGCACAGGGGCTGGGCTGAGGGTTGAGGGTCCCAGAGAAGCTGGCTGGGGGGACTCACTTTCAGCCCACCCCCACAGCTGGGGACCaccttgcggggggggggggatctgcCCAAGggatatttttttgggggtctCCTCCAAGGGTGGGGCCCCACCAgcgtgcggggtgcggggtgcggggtctccgccagggtgggggtggggattctCCCCAGGGCTTGGGGTCTTGCGGGTCGCTAGGACGGCCCCAGCGCCAGCCCCCTGACGCCGAGTCGCTGTCGCTCCCGCGGGGGCGGGTCGGAGCCGTGACGCGCTGCCGCGTCCCGATAAATAGTCGCGGCGGCGGCTGCAGGCACGTCGGAGGGTCCGGACCCATCGCCGCGTCCAGCCTCCGCGCCATGCGGTgacgccccccgcccgcgcccgcagACACCCGGACCCAGCGACACCGGGACCCAGCGACACCGGGACCCACCCCAAGGTAGCGCTCGGCCCAGTAGCGCCCAGGACCCCCGCCCCGACCGCccctgggaccctctgctccGGCCGccttccctctccccgcccccgccccggctgcCCCCGGGACCCCACCCCCCGCTCCGCGggggcccccgggacccccgccgtCTGCCCAACGTGTGCCCGCCAATCCCCGCAGATGCCGAGGGCCACTGCCCTGCTGTTCTCTGTCCTGCTGCTGGCTGCTGCCCTGCCCGCCACCCCGGGGCTCAGGGCGCCGGTAAGTGGGtccccaggggagggggaggggcgcttAACCGTCTGCGCAGACTGGGACCCCGCCGGCCGCCGCAGGGAGACGGGGGTGCCCGGACTTCAGTGCAGGATCTGGTCAAGTTTCTCAGGGGAGAATCGCTCATTTGGGGGCCCCGCATAATGCCCGCGCAATTCTGCCCTGCACCCCACTTCCTTCCAGGGGAGTGGGTAAGAAATGTGTCCCCCTCGCGCTCGCAGCAGCTGTCTGGGGGCTTCcgagccatctctctctctctccagcagcGCAAGGACAAGCGAGGCTGGACCCTCAACAGCGCCGGCTACCTCTTGGGTCCACGTGAGTGACCAGCGCCCCCCGCGACTGCCCCTGTGTCCTCTACATCGTGCAGGCGCATCCGCACAGAGGGAGGGGCGTCCGGCACCCACTCAGTGCCCGCTCCCTGGGGACAGCGGCCAGGCCCCCTGTGGATGCATCAGGGGCAGGGTCGGGAGCACCTGGGGAGTGCCCCGTGATGGCACGTGCGGGTCTGGCCGGCCTGGCTGAGCCGTGGGCAGGGGCCCTCAGCCCTCCCTGCTcgcgaggggtggggggagggtgccgTGACAGTGCGGGCACCTGGGCCAGCAAGGACAGTCTCAGAGTCCAGGCAGCGAACTGGGCTGGTCCTGCAGGGCGTGGCCGGAGCTGCCACCCTGGGGGACAGGCTCCAGGTgaccccccccacctgcctggaGGGTCTTTCCCagaccttccccctccccccttcctgcctctgcacacacACGCCCACGTGCCAGGTCGCTGGGCCCTTTCACCTCCCCCAGCTGATCTGCTAATGACAGTCCTCCCCTGGAGAGAGCCGTGGCTCCTGGGCCGGGGGATGGGCTGGCTCCGGGAGCATCTCTCAGGGCAGAATGTCTGAGCTCGGCTGGGCACCTCAGCGGGTCTCGCATCTGCCGTGCGCGGGCTGCAGGCCTGCACTCGCCACAGAACCTCCCGCTTGGCAGCCGCGGGCTCAGCTGCCGGAAACGGCCAGGAACGGCCACACGGGAGTGCGGCGGCAGCCCTATGGCGGGAGGGCTGGGGCACCAACGCTCTCGGGCCTCCTCTGGGAGCCAGACGCGGGGgcctctcagccctgccccaccTCAGGAGCCCCAAACCAGGCCCTGGTgttgcacccctccctccctccctccctttccttccaaaCGTTTCTTAAGGGATCGCTCTGCTGGCAATCATAAACGGCTCCTGCATTTGAACACTgacacacatgcaacacacacacatgcattccaCATACCACACACCCCACATATCTACCACAGAGATACAGCCCAGATACAAAACACCAAATACCCATTACATACACCACACATACAgccagcacacacatacatactcccCACACATACACAGCTCACACATACccaccacacacctcacacacacacacagctcacacattCCTCACATATAGTTCACACAGCTTACACACTTTACACAGATGTAGTTCACATATGCACACCTCACACATATCCACCACACActtcacacacacctcacacatacCAACTACACAACACCCCTCACACATACACCTCACACAaccccacctcacacacacacatacctcatacatacacacctcacacacctctcacacacacatctcatacacacctcacacacacactcatacacacacctcacacacacacacctcacatacacacacctcatacacacacctcacacacacatgcctcatacacacacctcacacacacctcacacacacacacacctcatacacacacacctcatacacacacacctcatacacacacacctcacacacacactcatacacacacacctcacacacacactca
Protein-coding regions in this window:
- the GAL gene encoding galanin peptides translates to MVGVDVSRRRLQARRRVRTHRRVQPPRHAVTPPARARRHPDPATPGPSDTGTHPKMPRATALLFSVLLLAAALPATPGLRAPQRKDKRGWTLNSAGYLLGPHAIDNHRSFPDQSSLAGKRELQPEDDGRPGSFHRPLAKSDAVRTVLELLDILRVRDARVPGSPPDVPSAVPDDKALA